The following is a genomic window from Artemia franciscana chromosome 4, ASM3288406v1, whole genome shotgun sequence.
gtttattttagtttttttttatttacttatagtagtaaaaaacaatcaagtttttttcagcGGAAAGTTAGGAAGACCATTAAAAtgtgaaactaataaaaattgttCCGTGTACAATGGGTGCTGTCCCCTTTAAGGAATCAGAGATTGAACCTTATTATTCGAAATTCTCTTAACAATAAGCTGCTTAGTTTAAGATCCACTTCATACATAACCTGATTAAATGTAAACTATTTTGTTAACTTAATAAGAACTCTGCAtcttcaatgtatttttttttttatttatttagtttcatgTTTATCTCTAGGGGTCATCATACCGAACTAAAACTATATTCCTGCTATTAATGAACTctagcatcaaacagttcgtggtaacgaggagcgacccggctcaatagcatccaaactctaaaaaacggatctttgataccaatagttacatcttaagaatttcaatttaatactgattttaaatatataagattcatcaagtttagtcttacccatcaaaagttacgagcctgagaaaagccttattgtagaaaatagggtgaaacaccgtCTAAACGTCACataatatcagagaaccctattatacaactttcaagctcctatatacaaaaatgtggaattttgtattttttgccacaagacagatcacggatgtgtttattttttttttcttttccccaggggtgatcgtatcgactcagtgatcctagaatgtcgcaagagggctcattctaaataaaacgaaaagttctaggatcctttttaagtgaccaaaattgtagggcacctaggccccctcccacgctcattttctcccaaagtcgtcgaatcaaaattctgagatagccattctattcatcatagtcgaaaagctttataactgtgtctttggaaacgacttactcccccacattccccatgggaggggctgcaagtgacaaactttgaccagtgtttacacatagtaatggttattgggaagtgtacagacgttttcaggaaaattttttggtcggggggaagggttgagaagaagttttaaacatttttttattattacttgaATTGCACGAATTTGAAGTAATCACCCTCGGCTTTGGTTAGAAAGACACACTTAAATCATTACTTTATTTATGCTTGTTTGTGATTGTATCCAACTATAATTCTGCTCTTTTCTGACATTTTGATGCTCCATTTCTGCATCGTTGGAGTAGGAACGCTGTTTCTTATGCTCCAGAAGCAACGTTATTCCTGTTTTGCCGCTTTTTGTACGCCTCTGACTTCCGTTTCTAGATAGGAGGTGGCAAGGGTCTCCGCTCAGCATTTTTTGCGTAAAGTGtgcaagacagattgttgaatatGACATTAAATTTTCGCAAGCTCCATATATTCCTGCCTTGTGCCAAAAAGGattgcttttgtttattttaaacagttcgtggtaacgaactatttGAATTTTCTGCCGCAAACGTTGGCACAAATATCTGTGCCACAAGCCAAAATTTTTGGGCCGATCAGCTAAAATGGTATTGAGTGAAAATCTGAAATGGTCAATATGCTTATATTTAGTGACAATTACATGCATAGCCTACAAGTTTCATATCCTATCACAACAAAGTACCAAGTTCTGCCACTTTTTTGTTGCAATTCGCAAATTTTGGCCTGAAAAAAGTCTAAATTCTATCAATCACAAACATCCTGAAATAGTCTATTTATTGTGATCCGCCTGAAAGCTGTATAAATATCCCCTTGTTTTAGAGGCCGGTTTCGTCTCAAAAATTTACACAGTCCGTTCAAAATGAATAGATTTTGTCTAGAATGGTTTTACAGTTTTGCAATGTTCCAACCCAGCTATTGTGGAGGGGAAAGATCGGTAGGTATCATTGAGGAGGATGGGGTGTCCAGACCTTCGACAAGCGCATTTTTTGGATcagattttctaaattttcgtGAGAGGTACTTGAGATCACTATTGGGAGGAAATTTACCCTCTAGGATCTACAAGTTCGGAATAATATATTATTCGAATACAATATATATtcgaataatatatatatattcggaATAATATATATTAGATCAACATaacatgttcatttttttttgttatttcttttattttcgggtttttttttgtaataaaacatCGTATACATGCTTACCTTCTAAGAGTCGAAGGGAGGGGGATTGTAGTTCTCGAGAGCAATATTTTCCTAAAGAGTCCTCCCTTATGAATATAAACATAACGACGACCTGAAGAATCATTTTGGCATTCCAGGCCCACCCTTGAAGAAATCTTAAGAGGTCAGCTTTTCAGAGGCGATTTTCATTTTCGAAGAATTGTTTTGCAGAAGCTAGAACTCGGATTAAAAGCTATCGGTGGTTGTTGGGAGAGCTTCTCACATATTTGGATAAGACGGGATATGGACATTAAACACGAACAGAAAGtaagtaaaaataagttttacctACCCCTCAACCCTCTTGGTTTTACAATAAGTTGAATATTTTTGCTAACGCTTTAAGAGCAAATGGTCAAATAAAAGATCCATGagttgcttatttttttcacagCACCCCAAGAATGgaagtattaatttatttgtaattgCTTTAAACGACCAGACTCGCAGTTTAAAGGTTCTGAAAAgtaattgataaattaaaaattacaatcCCGATCtggctatttttttatatttatttatttttttgtactctAAAATTCTATCAGTTACTTACTAgttaaatcttcatttcaatttttaatttcgacttttaccttaatttaaaagagaatttgttctgttttttttttttttttctttatttaattacatccATATGCTAAGCTTAAACCTAGCACATCTGTAGTGTTTTAGTTCAACTAGGCTAAAACCAGttctataaaatatttatttttagctaaaagaaaacacaaatttaGGTATGGCCCTGTCTCCTAAAGCTTTTACGAAACTAGTGCTTATCTGTGCATTATTCTTAACTCATCCAGTTTTAAATAGTGCTTAGAAAATTTTCTCCAAGCAACACATTTTACCTCATTTCTCCTCCCCAAAATTTTTTATCGTAAACTGTTGATTTTTAATATGTGAACTGAATTGGTTCTATTTACTTTCAGGTTTAATTGCACATCAAATGGTGAATAAAAAGTAGTGTCGTTCCACTTTGTGATAAATACtctcttaatatttttaatcaaatatttatagctttagtgctttttatttaaagtaCCTAGTTGGGCAAcatcttttatttaaataaattttaatattaccttattattatttttataaataaattttatcattaaGGCAGCCCCCTTCCTATACAGAATAACTTCtgctaattttatgttttaatgttgctcttttcttTCGTAATAACAGCacagaccagaaatattccgaAAAATCAAGAGGAATTAAATGTCAGTTTTTACCTCCACACCGTCCCTGCCCCTTTCTTAGAACCAATTAGGTATTTATCTGAAGACTCAATGCGAGTCGGGAGTTGtttgcattaaaatgcaccctttgaggcatctgccccctccaaagtttatacgaccacccttccTGTAAAAACCTAATATCTTAACAATAAGGAGCTAGCATAGCTTACAGCTCATAGCTCGGGGGATGGAAGGGGGGTCTCCAAACCTGGAGGGATGGCTATTGGACCTTTGGACAGTTTTggtaaaaaatggctatctcgaaattttgatcggatgcgtttggggaatGAAGGAGGGTTTCCGTGGCAATAACACCAAAACCCAAATTGAATATTACGTTACATGAAAAGTTGacgaaaaatagaaaagttcAGTGTATGCCCAAAACCACTGTTACGGAAATTCGTAGTGAAGACTATTTAGCATAGCTTTGAGGGAATCTTTAAATGAAATTCTTCAATGGGCGTAAAACTTTCAAGTTAAGTAGGCTAGACGCaggggattttattttcaactaaaagtaagaagcaatattaaaacacaaaatagacagaaattgttacgcatgTGGGATGGTTCCTACCCTCTTCACaatctcgctttttacgctaaagtcattttagtaatttctaaagacctatttattctaattaaacagctttTGAGATTCAGggggcattcttaaagaatttggacaaaatttgaactttagcataTTTAGCATATACTTTagcatattacgtatatgagagagtTTCAtctcctcgtcagtacctcgctctttacacttaagttgaaattttgttaaataatggccgatatacAATAATTTGTTCGTTATTTTTCGACCAATCTTAGGATTTAATATCTTAAGCAGCttcttaactatgatttttatgtgataataaaccaaagatattgtatgctTTCGgcttttggttgttattaaataaaagacaaacaaaaaaatatacatttttccaactgaaagtaaggaacaacattaaaacttaaaacgacgaGAAATTATTAGGAATGTGAGCTTGTTACAATTTCACAAACACTTAAGCGTAACGAGTGAGTACTGAGGAAGGGGTAActccttcatatgcgtaataagaACCAAAcgaaaaatctgagaaaattacGGTTCAAATGGTTAGTGATAACAAATCTTATGTAAGGtgtgatccggctcaatagtagccaatataaaaaaaaaacggtttaaaaaaagaattttaatactaatagaCAAATtgaaagaattggcttttatgctgatttcaaatgtataaatttcatttatttttggttttattcatcaaagggtttcaagctcctgtctgcaaaaatgtgaaattttgttgtttttttttttgccagaagaaagatcacggatgcgtgtttattttgtagttgtttttttcccaggggcaaTCGTAcaaacccagtggtcctagaatatcagaatagagctcattcgaacagaaattaaaagttctagtgtcctttttaagcaaccTAAAAAACTGGTGGGGAACTAGCCACCTCCGCCGccactttttttccaaattcgtccgatcaaaattttgagatagccattttgttcatcatagttgaaaggcccatgAACTATGACATTGGGTATAACATGACCCCAACCCTCcttacagcccctggggaaatgACTGTAAGCTATtgaatttgcccattgtttacgtatccCGCATtgtcatggcccttcagccggGAGGTGCTATGGGGGcttggggccaaccatcctgtagTTTTATACGGGGGGTGGAGAGGATTTTCTGAGGAGAAACACTTAAACCCCATTTTCATTTTCCACAGTCTTTACCCTCCCCTTCCCCTCGCGCCTTTGATAAAACTAACCCCACTGACTTATCAGAGAACTATTGACATATCTTTTAGGTTTGTTTTAGAATCTTAGATCTATGCTCTTTTTTCACCATTATAACAGTAATGTGAAAGTGACGTCATTTCTGTTATGAGCCCAATACAAAGTATTTGATCATTCCAGTGAATGAAGAGTAACATTCTGTTCTACAAAAACGTCATTGCTGGAATGACGTCAATAAGTCAATAAAAGAGCAATATCCCACAGTGACGgctagtataaaaaaaaaccatcatgTTCAAAAAGTTAGTGTTGATTGGCGGTGCAGCAATATATACCGGAACTGTCTTGTGGGGCGTTACAAAATACCGAAAAGCAAAAACGACTCTAAAAGGAGAAAATAAtgttctttacattaaaaacaGTAAGCCAAGACCAGTTAGTGAGGAATTTTGTCATCTTTTGCCAACATTGTATTCCGAACAGGAATGTTGTATAATTACAACGCCTATATTCTACGCCAATGGAGATCCTCATATTGGCCATGCTTACACCAGTATAATGGCTGATGTAATGGCTCGTTGCCAAAGCCTTGATGACAAAACAGTCTTATATGTCACCGGCATGGACGAACATggcctaaaaataaaacaagcagcaacaaagaataaaagaacTGTTCAGGCACAATGTGATTATGTCTCACAACAGTTCTGCGATATCGTAAAAACGTCTGAGTGTAGTCCAACTACATTCATTAGGACCACGGAGGAAAGACATTGTAATGTTGTCCAGGCAATATGGACGAGATTAGCCAAAGatggttttataaaaaaaaaaatatattccgGATATTATTCCGTCTCAGACGAAGACGTcgttaataaaagaaaaaccattGTTATAAATGGAAAAAGAGTGACAAAAGACTCCAGACAACCTGTAGAGACATTTCAAGAGGAAAACTACGTATTTAGTCTTTTGGGTGTTAAGAATGGCGAGTCCTTAAAGGACCTGGTAATAAAATGGCTAAAGTTGAAATCTCCAATCAAGCCAGAAGTACTGGAGAACCAGTCAAGCCTGTCATACTGTGAACAGATTCTCCGAGAGCTGCAAAAAAATGACTTAGACGAATGGTCAATATCTCGGCTAAGGAGCAACAATGGATGGGGAATACAGGTTCCAGGTGACTCCACTCAAACTATACATGTATGGTTTGACGCGTTGTGTAGTTATTTGACTGCAACAGGATACCTTAATGAACCCCATGTTTGGCCACCTGATATTCAGGTAATAGGCAAGGATATCCTGAAATTTCATTCCATTCTTTGGCCGGCTATTCTCTTGGCTCTTGGTTTAGACCtaccaaaacaaatttttgtgcACGGTCATTGGCTGGTTGAAGATGtgaatcaaaataatccaaacaaaaggaaaaaatggattaaaatgTCCAAATCGACAGGTACTGCTGTGACTCTGCAAAGGAGTAATACAGCAAATGATGGCCACTTCCTTAAAATGAAAGGAATAGCTGGCGTTCCAGATGAATTATCAGTCACTGTGTGTTCAAGCACACTGCGCTACTTTCTCTTGCGAAGTAGAGAAAAGAACGACAATCACTTCCAATATGAAAGGCTAGTAGACCTCCACAATACAGAGCTTGTTAACAAGCTCTGTAATCTACTGAGCCGTTGTACAAGTGAGAAAATAAATCCGACTGAAGAATTCCCAAAATTCAGCCGGAAAAAGCTAACTGAAGTTGGCTATTTGCAAAAACATCTCAAGGAATTGGGTGTTCTAAAATCAGTTGTGGCAAAAAAATTTGCTGAGTTTCAATACTCAAAAGGAATTGATGCAATCCTATGCGCAATAACAAGCGCAGATAGCATTATCACGTCGAAGAAGCCTTGGACATTGGAAGCCACCCAACGAGAAAAAATAGTCTCCATTTGTTTGGAGACTTGTAGGATTGCAGCGATTCTCCTGCAACCTATCATCCCTAATATATCGAGTCAAATACTCGATATATTaggaataaaggaaaaaaaaagaaaatggcgTAACGCCATTTTACAAGAAGAAGCACCCAGAcgagtgctaaaaaaaaacaaaaaacccttattaaaaaggatgaaaattcaaaaaggaaaggaaaaaggTTGGTTTTCGAGCCTAATCtcactttttttaaagccatttcAATGGCTTAAAAAAAGTGAGAAGATGACATAGAAGGCTAGTAGGTTAAGGTACGGTCGAGTAAGGTTAGGTTAAGTAGGTTAGGCTAAGTAGGTTAAGTAAGGTAAGGTTAAGATTAAGTTTAGATTAGGTTAAAGTTGGGTTCAAGTTAGGCCTAACATTAGGCCTAGGTATAGGTTAGGGTAAGCTAGGCTGACTACGAAGCAACATCTGAAGTTCGGATTTTGGAATGTGAGGACGATGAGCCAGATCTCACAAACCGAACAGAAAATGAAAGAAGTGATCCAGTACAACATAGACGTGAAAGCAAAGTGAAACTAAATGTTTTCGCAGTGGGATGGAACCCCTAAAAGATGGGTACGTCCTCATATACAGCAGACATGAAAGCAGAATCCAAGCAGGTGCAGGTGCACTGATGTCACATACAGCTAGGTGAATGATGCTAAAATGGACATCTCTCACGAAAGAATTATTTACACAAGATTCTGTTCAGCTCATAGAAGGCTCTCAATGCCTCCTACGCACCAACTAACGAAGCAGATGAAATAGAGAAAGACAACTTTTATGAAACACTACAAAGTGTTGTTGCATAACTTTCTAGACATGATATTACGTGTGTCATAGGTGTCGGCTCTGGAAGCTCTGGAATCGGAATTAGAACCAAAAATTGATGGTCGGTTGTTCGaaagaagattggaaaattgaaagaaaggttgtatgattttaaagaaaggttatagattgaaagaagattggatgattgaaagaaggttggattattgaaagaaggttggatgattgaaagaaggttagacgattgaagaaaggttagatgattgaaaaaaggttgaatgattgaaaaaaggtcggttgttcgaaataagattggaaaattaaaataaaggttgtatgattgaaagaagaaggttggatgattgaaagaaggaaagaaagaagcttgtgtgtttgaaagaaagttggatgaatgaaagaactttggatgattgaaagaaggttagaCCTTAAGCCATTTCAATGGCTTAAAAAAAAGCGAGAAGATGACAAAGAAGGTTAGTAGGTTAAGGTACGGTCGAGTAAGGTTAGGTTAAGTAGTTTAGGCTAAGTAGGTTAAGTAAGGTAAGGTTAAGATTAAGTTTAGATTAGGTTAAAGTTGGGTTCAAGTTAGGCCTAACATTAGGCCTAGGTATAGGTTAGGGTAAGCTAGGCTGACTACGAAGCAACATCTGAAGTTCGGATTTTGGAATGTGAGGACGATGAGCCAGATCTCACAAACCGAACAGAAAATGAAAGAAGTGATCAAGTACAACATAGACATAAAAGCCAAGTGAAACTAAATGTTTTCGCAGTGGGATGGAACCCCTAAAAGATGGGTACGTCCTCATATACAGCAGACATGAAAGCAGAATCCAAGCAGGTGCAGGTGCACTGATGTCACATACAGCTAGGTGAATGATGCTAAAATGGACATCTCTCACGAAAGAATTATTTACACAAGATTCTGTTCAGCTCATAGAAGGCTCTCAATGCCTCCTACGCACCAACTAACGAAGCAGATGAAATAGAGAAAGACAACTTTTATGAAACACTACAAAGTGTTGTTGCATAACTTTCTAGACACGATATTACGTGTGTCATAGGTGTTGGCTCTGGAAGCTCTGGAATCGGAATTAGAACCAAAAATTGATGGTCGGTTGTTCGaaagaagattggaaaattgaaagaaaggttgtatgattttaaagaaaggttatatgattgaaagaagattgtatgattgaaagaaggttggattaTGGAACCCCTAAAAGATGGGTACGTCCTCATATACAGCAGACATGAAAGCAGAAGCCAAGCAGGTGCAGGTGCACTGATGTCACATACAGCTAGGTGAATGATGGTAAAATGGACATCTTTCACGAAAGAATTATTTACACAAGATTCTGGTCAGCTCATAGAAGGCTCTCAATGCCTCCTACACACCAACTAACGAAGCAGATGAAATAGAGAAAGACAACTTTTATGAAACACTACAAAGCGTTATTGCATAACTTTCTAGACATGATATTACGTGTGTCATAGGTGTCGGCTCTGGAAGCTCTGGAATCGGAATTAGAACCAAAAATTGATGGTCGGTGGTTCGAAAGAAgataagaaaattgaaagaaaggttgtatgattttaaagaaaggttatatgattgaaagaagatttgatgattgaaagaaggttggattattgaaagaaggttggatgattgaaagaaggttagacgattgaagaaaggtttgatgattgaaaaaaggttgaatgattgaaaaaaggtcagTTGTTCGAAAtaagattggaaaattgaaagaaaggctatatttgaaagaaaggttgtatgattgaaagaagaaggttggatgattgaaagaaggaaagaaagaaggttgtgtgtttgaaagaaagttggatgaatgaaagaactttgggtgattgaaagaaggttagaCCTTAAGCCATTTCAATGGCTTGAAAAAAAGCGAGAAGATGACAAAAAAGGTTAGTAGGTTAAGGTACGGTCGAGTAAGGTTAGGTTAAGTAGTTTAGGCTAAGTAGGTTAAGTAAGGTAAGGTTAAGATTAAGTTTTGATTAGGTTAAAGTTGGGTTCAAGTTAGGCCTAACATTAGGCCTAGGTATAGGTTAGGGTAAGCTAGGCTGACTGCGAAGCAACATCTGAAGTTCGGATTTTGGAATGTGAGGACGATGAGCCAGATCTCACAAACCGAACAGAAAATGAAAGAAGTGATCCAGTACAACATAGACGTAAAAGCCAAGTGAAACTAAATGTTTTTGCAGTGGGATGGAACCCCTAAAAGATGGGTACGTCCTCATATACAGCAGACATGAAAGCAGAAGCCAAGCAGGTGCAGGTGCACTGATGTCACATACAGCTAGGTGAATGATGCTAAAATGGACATCTTTCACGAAAGAATTATTTACACAAGATTCTGGTCAGCTCATAGAAGGCTCTCAATGCCTCCTACGCACCAACTAACGAAGCAGATGAAATAGAGAAAGACAACTTTTATGAAACACTACAAAGTGTTGTTGCATAACTTTCTAGACACGATATTACGTGTGTCATAGGTGTCGGCTCTGGAATCGGAATTAGAACCAAAAATTGATGGCCGGTTGTTCGaaagaagattggaaaattgaaagaaaggttgtatgattttaaagaaaggttatatgattgaaagaagattggatgattgaaagaaggttggattattgaaagaaggctggatgattgaaagaaggttagacgattgaagaaaggttagatgattgaaaaaaggttgaatgattgaaaaaaggtcggttgttcgaaataagattggaaaattgaaagaaaggttgtatttgaaagaaaggttgtatgattgaaagaagaaggttggatgaatgaaagaaggaaagaaagaaGGTTGTGTGTTTGAGAGAAAGCTGGATGAATGAAAGAActttggatgattgaaagaaggttagaCCTTAAGCCATTTCAATGGCTTAAAAAAAGCGAGAAGATGACAAAGAAGGTTAGTAGGTTAAGGTACGGTCGAGTAAGGTTAGGTTAAGTAGGTTAGGCTAAGTAGGTTAAGTATGGTAAGGTTAAGATTAAGTTTAGATTAGGTTAAAGTTTGGTTCAAGTTAGGCCTAACATTAGGCCTAGGTATAGGTTAGGGTAAGCTAGGCTGACTACGAAGCAACATCTGAAGTTCGGATTTTGGAATGTGAGGACGATTAACCAGATCTCACAAACCGAACAGAAAATGAACGAAGTGATCCAGTACAACATAGACGTAAAAGCCAAGTGAAACTAAATGTTTTCGCAGTGGGATGGAACCCCTAAAAATGGGTACGTCCTCATATACAGCAGACATGAAAGCAGAAGCCAAGCAGGTGCGGGTGCACTGATGTCACATACAGCTAGGTGAATGATGCTAAAATGGATATCTCTCACGAAAGAATTATTTACACAAGATTCTGGTCAGCTCATAGAAGGCTCTCAATGCCTCCTACGCACCAACTAACGAAGCAGATGAAATAGAGAAAGACAACTTTTATGAAACAATACAAAGTGTTGTTGCATAACTTTCTAGACCCGATATTACATGTGTTATAGGTGTCGGCTCTGGAATCGGAATCAGAACCAAAAATTGATGGTCGGTTGTTCgaaagaaaattggaaaattgaaagaaaggttgtatgattttaaagaaaggttatatgattgaaagaagattggatgattgaaagaacgttggattattgaaagaaggttggatgattgaaagaaggttagacgattgaagaaaggttagatgattgaaaaaaggtggaatgattgaaaaaaggtcggttgttcgaaataagattggaaaattgaaagaaaggttatatttgaaagaaaggttgtatgattgaaagaagaaggttggatgattgaaagaaggaaagaaagaaggttgtgtgtttgaaagaaagttgggTGAATGAAAGGACTtttgatgattgaaagaaggctagacgattgaaaaaaggttagatgattgaaaaaaggtggGTGATGGATGAAAGAACGTTGGATGATTGTAAGAAGGTTGgaaaggttggatgattgaaagaaggttggatgattttAATAAGGTTGGATGACTGAAAGAAgcttggatgattgaaagaaggtatGAAAGAAGGTTGCGTGTTTGACAGAAAGTTGGAAGAATGAAAGAacgttggatgattgaaagaaggctagacgattgaagaaaggttggatgattgaaaaaaggttggaTGACTAAAAAAGGTCGGCTGTAAGaaagaagattggaaaattgaaagaaaggttctataattgaaagaaaggctgtatgattgaaagaaggttggatggttgaaagaaggttggatgattgaaagaaagttggatgattgaaagaaggttttgaaagaaaggtttgaagaaagttttgaaagaaagaagaattgaaagaaatgttttataattgaaagaaaggttgaataTATACACTGATATTACTAAATAACGTATCAGTTTTAACTAATTAACTAATTGATAGGTCAATGTTCCTAATTAACGGATGCACACGACTAGAAAAAATGCAACCGTAATGA
Proteins encoded in this region:
- the LOC136026465 gene encoding methionine--tRNA ligase, mitochondrial-like, which encodes MFKKLVLIGGAAIYTGTVLWGVTKYRKAKTTLKGENNVLYIKNSKPRPVSEEFCHLLPTLYSEQECCIITTPIFYANGDPHIGHAYTSIMADVMARCQSLDDKTVLYVTGMDEHGLKIKQAATKNKRTVQAQCDYVSQQFCDIVKTSECSPTTFIRTTEERHCNVVQAIWTRLAKDGFIKKKIYSGYYSVSDEDVVNKRKTIVINGKRVTKDSRQPVETFQEENYVFSLLGVKNGESLKDLVIKWLKLKSPIKPEVLENQSSLSYCEQILRELQKNDLDEWSISRLRSNNGWGIQVPGDSTQTIHVWFDALCSYLTATGYLNEPHVWPPDIQVIGKDILKFHSILWPAILLALGLDLPKQIFVHGHWLVEDVNQNNPNKRKKWIKMSKSTGTAVTLQRSNTANDGHFLKMKGIAGVPDELSVTVCSSTLRYFLLRSREKNDNHFQYERLVDLHNTELVNKLCNLLSRCTSEKINPTEEFPKFSRKKLTEVGYLQKHLKELGVLKSVVAKKFAEFQYSKGIDAILCAITSADSIITSKKPWTLEATQREKIVSICLETCRIAAILLQPIIPNISSQILDILGIKEKKRKWRNAILQEEAPRRVLKKNKKPLLKRMKIQKGKEKGWFSSLISLFLKPFQWLKKSEKMT